aggaagacggtggctaatttacatccctatatgtataaagtacaacatccacgaggaggacggtggctaatttaccttcctgcaggtataaagtacaatatccacgaggaggacgcttgctaatttacctttctccaggtatcaggaacaacatccacgaggaggacggtggttgctttaccttcctataggtatatagtataacatccacgaggaggacggtgactaatttatgttcctatagGCATAAAGTACAACAACCACGAagcggacggtgactaatttaacttcctgcaggtgtaaagtacaacatccacgaggaggacgttgactaatttacctttctgcaggtgtaaagtacaacatccacgagaaggacggtgactaatttacctttctgcaggtgtaaagtacaacatccacgaggaggacgttggctagtttactttcctataggtataaagtacaacatccacgaggaggacggtgactaaattacctttctgcaggtgcaaagtacaacatccacgaggaggacggtgactaatttacctttctgcaggtgtagaGTACAatatccatgaggaggacggtggctaatttaccttctgcaggtgtgaagtacaacatccatgaggaggacggtggctaacttacctttctgcaggtgtgaagtacaacatccacgaggaggacggtggctaatttacctttctgcaggtgtgaagtacaacatccatgaggaggacggtggctaatttacctttctgcaggtgtaaagtacatcatccacgaggaggacggtgactaatttaccttcctgcaggtgtaaagtaaaacatccacgaggaggacggtgactaatttacctttctgcaggtgtgaagtacaacatccacgaggaggacggtgactaatttaccttcctgcaggtgtaaagtacaacatccacgaggaggacggtgactaatttacctttctgcaggtgtaaagtacaacatccacgagaaggacggtgactaatttacctttctgcaggtgtaaagtacaacatccacgaggaggacggtggctaatttaacttcctgcaggtgtaaagtacaacatccacgaggatgacggtggctaatttatcttctgcaggtgtgaagtacaacatctatgaggaggacggtggctagtttacctttctgcagtgtgaagtacaacatccatgaggaggacggtggctaatttacctttctgcaggtgtaaagtacaacatccacgaggaggacagtgactaatttaccttcctgcaggtgtaaagtacaacatccacgaggaggacggtgactaatttacctttctgcaggtgtaaagtacaacatccacgaggaggacggtgactaatttatttttctgcaggtgtaaagtacaacatccacgagggggacggtgactaatttatgttcatataggcataaggtacaacaaccacaaagccgacggtgactaatttatgttcctgcaggtataaagtacaacatccacgaggctatagctataaagtacaacatccacgaggaggaccgtggctaatttacatccatataggtataaagtacaacatccacgaggaggacgttggctactttaccttcctatagctataaagtacaacatccacgagaaggacggttgctagtttaccttcctataggtatcaggtagaacatccacgaggaggacagtggctaatttatcttcctataggtataaagtacaacatccacgaggaggacggtggctaatttacatccatataggtataaggtaccacatctacgaggaggacggtggctaatttacatccctataggtttaaagtacaacatccatgaggaggacggtggctgatttacctccccgtaggtataaggtacaacatccacgaggaggacggtggctaatttacatccctataggtttaaagtacaacatccatgaggaggacggtggctgatttacctccccgtaggtataaagtacaacatccacgaggaggacgttggctactttaccttcctatagctataaagtacaacatccacgagaaggacggttgctagtttaccttcctataggtatcaggtagaacatccacgaggaggacagtggctaatttatcttcctataggtataaagtacaacatccacgaggaggacggtggctaatttacatccatataggtataaggtaccacatctacgaggaggacggtggctaatttacatccctataggtttaaagtacaacatccatgaggaggacggtggctgatttacctccccgtaggtataaggtacaacatccacgaggaggacggtggctaatttacatccctataggtttaaagtacaaaatccatgaggaggacggtggctaatttacattcctgcaggtataaagtacaacatccacacggaggacggtggttaattgacgttcctataggtatcaggtacaaaatccacgtggaggacggtgactaatttaccatcctttttCTCCGCAGATGGGAAAAGCCCAACACGAACGAGGACAAACCGAGTTtgcctttctctacatgtacgtagatgaGAAATTTTTCACAGAGCCTTAGAATATAATCCTCGAATCATCCAATATGAGAAATCCAGTGACCACCAATTccggacagttgaataaaaaagtcaacaaccacattctagtttaaatatatgtattttaaggagcCCTGTCGCACTGCCATAACCCACCGCCCATGGAGAGTTTGCCAACAGAAACTCTAATTCAACAAGTTCCTTTCCCTAAAAATGGTTACAGCATTGTATTCATCCGGtttgcaaaaacctttacagaaaaactattataaactgaagaacgctttactgagatgtacggataaaagttgtgtttcattacatatgctgcagtaccctaggtaagtttattagtgtattaactctcttgtacattctaagattctatacatgtgtaagtgaagcaatgaatggtatggaggtggaatggaaaatacattataggtgtaggctatatgtacaaggcatatagccatgatacaatgataacaatgatataaaatacacattgtcaactcatcagtcatctattatttacacacacagcatGCCATTTACGACTCGGTACTGCTGATTAAGCGGTGTGctcttaattgttcactttttttaagtgccgtgtgtaacgatgaatgttcagtttgacagcatcttcgtcttgcttctggtaaagatatgtgcagtttgttggatacaagcagtgcgactacatcccgaaccaaagcttccttacatctcctattcctgactgtcccttcgtacctacaaagaaaaaaatgtgaacagaatgcaatcctgttaaaggcttcctatttcatttgtaaaagactgaaatctggaaatgtatatatattgctactaattaaacatatatgccttcacactttttagcaagtcatgcgcggaacaaaattatgaaattataatgataaataattaaacacacatctacatgtaaatgactacttgatgactgcaatattcttagttactttcctccttttttatggctttagccttgtcaaatgtttatacacatttgaactgtCTGTATATAGATAACTTGAAAGCTGGAAAGCCATTCCGATACTACTCCATTCATAACTGGAGCCAAAATAGCCATAtctaattataccaaaaaataaaaacagacagataaaacacaaggtaaatacaaacccatccacatttaaaatcttctgaattcGCTCGGTTCCTGGTAGCTGGACTAgcttgtgtacaaatccagatGTGGCGGGGCGCctgaagcaatgtttcacacaagAATATAATCACACAGTGAAAGATAATCATGGCCTATTTCcaatgcacatatacagacaaggtaTACAAAAGCATATGTAGATAAgttgtgacaacaaacaaacagaacatcccagatctgtactgtaacaaaaaaccCTTATAGGCATGATTATTTGAAACGTGCATGGAGAAGACCGGGATTACTGGCAACcaccctacctacatgtacctatacgtaCCGTTTGTCCCTAAGCTTCaatttgaagaactttttttccacataggcttcgagatatgtataagcctaaaagagaaaatcttattaagtACCATACGCATACCCATTCGAAATAACACCCAGAATGGCcataatttactcacaaaacatttacaaaattccaaagTCTCGCAGCGTTGTTTTTGGtacgtaaaacatatataaatatagtaacacggctttttccatacaaagggtattttcagtacatataaatcaagCTAAGCGAAAAAGTCAAtatcaatttataaacaatttatacacCGAAATCACACTTTTACGTACCAAGTCCAAGACATAACCGAAACCAAAGCCCTTTAGAAATTCCCTTCTCggatttgtcaagaaaatctcCAGCTCAGAGCTCTCGGACCTAGATAAACACataatcatgtatacagttgtacgaGGAAGGGGTTAGGAGAAGCTATcaatataacacagtgaaacactCTAAAACACTCGTTTtagatacataataatatatccCGGGCGATGAAGTGCATGAGGATCTTTATGAAATCACATGCTACCATCAAGTGTGGCtgtatgatgtgaaacaatacattaaactatatgtcatgtaacaaattaattatttgtatcgCAGCAACTATTCTTCAAATAGCAGCGAAATCTTTCGAGTTTGTGTGATATGAATGTACAGTGGTGCTGCACGCCACTATAGAAGAATAGGGAAAGACATAAATTATCATATGTTTAAaactactgtatatagtcaAATACAAGGGtcaattaaatacactgtgtctgtaaattataattgCGCAGAAAAATGTGTAGGTATTCCTAAGCTAATTGTTGTTCACACCAGTCACTGTGCGAAACTCCAGAATGCGCCTACACATATgaggaaatatagaaaaatatgtaaaagacaaagaaaataaatgaagtgtacaGATTTAAGCTATACATACCACTTTGAACCTCTGTCTGTCAACAAGCCTTCCACATACTGGTCGATCACATCAAcctgaaatatcaacattatgcggcatatatatatacaatccaaacattgtgtttaagttggttaaaaatccaaaaattgtcagacacagtttaatggtatttttctaCTGATGCTGAATACTTGAGGCTCAGACCCACCTGTTATTTCTAAACAGTTTGAGTATATGCCTCAGTGTCACCTGGGGCCctcatggctcagtcggttagcgcgctagcgcagcgtgatgacctaggagtctctcaccaatacggtcgctgtgagttcaagtccagctcatgctggcttcctctccggccgtacgtgggaaggtctgccagcaacctgcggatggtcgtgggtttctcccgggctctgcccggtttcctcccaccataatgctggccgccgtcgtataagtgaaatattcttgagtacggcgtaaaacaccaatcaaataaacaaatcaatgtcacCTGCATGACAACTGCTCCCTTATCCATACCTGTGAAATGACAtcagatacacaaataaacatgttggaATCCTGCTCCTCATTGTTGAGTTCCTCGTCCGCAGATGGAATAATCCTGGACACTTGTAAGTCTTCTGACGAAAACCTACAGAAATCAAGACATCACAAAAGTTGTATCTTTCTTGAAAACATACGAGAAATGACTGCAACACTTATCAAAATCGACGCCCACATCGTTACACATTCTAAAGCAAAACGTATCGGAAAGAATGTGTTCAAGACAAAGACCTTAACCCTAAGACATGCAACAATGTTCAGTCATGCCCAGCATTTGTCGCCTCAAGCACCACAATGCAGATATACACGAGTATAATATtcaattcag
This DNA window, taken from Liolophura sinensis isolate JHLJ2023 chromosome 11, CUHK_Ljap_v2, whole genome shotgun sequence, encodes the following:
- the LOC135478328 gene encoding uncharacterized protein LOC135478328 isoform X2, translated to MSFHRSESSELEIFLTNPRREFLKGFGFGYVLDLAYTYLEAYVEKKFFKLKLRDKRRPATSGFVHKLVQLPGTERIQKILNVDGYEGTVRNRRCKEALVRDVVALLVSNKLHISLPEARRRCCQTEHSSLHTALKKSEQLRAHRLISSTES
- the LOC135478328 gene encoding uncharacterized protein LOC135478328 isoform X1, giving the protein MFICVSDVISQVDVIDQYVEGLLTDRGSKWSESSELEIFLTNPRREFLKGFGFGYVLDLAYTYLEAYVEKKFFKLKLRDKRRPATSGFVHKLVQLPGTERIQKILNVDGYEGTVRNRRCKEALVRDVVALLVSNKLHISLPEARRRCCQTEHSSLHTALKKSEQLRAHRLISSTES